A window of Gambusia affinis linkage group LG03, SWU_Gaff_1.0, whole genome shotgun sequence contains these coding sequences:
- the si:ch211-12e13.12 gene encoding paralemmin-2 produces MHSGNGHVIEVNAHKRRDQVRSRHDTTHRVPSAPDLIPRTEKEEMFCMRGEMFHRNSTPVLDSSSHIYSGPDDNSTEPHESLTESSTITFVEGYILEESVEDHSLQGAGMTYLKEFVLIDDDEDGDMSLREKTVTDFSVRDGNAADLVCGRLLSTSTGSLSESKDESSVRGPPPPEEAKAVHKDSPCCSCTVL; encoded by the coding sequence ATGCACTCCGGGAATGGCCACGTTATAGAAGTCAACGCTCACAAACGAAGAGACCAGGTCAGGAGCCGACATGATACAACACACAGGGTTCCGTCTGCTCCGGATCTCATTCCTAGAACCGAAAAGGAAGAAATGTTCTGCATGAGAGGCGAGATGTTCCACAGAAACTCTACACCGGTCTTGGATTCAAGCAGCCACATCTACTCGGGCCCTGACGACAACTCCACAGAGCCACACGAGTCGCTCACAGAGTCTTCCACCATCACCTTCGTAGAGGGCTACATTCTGGAGGAGTCGGTGGAGGACCACAGTCTGCAGGGAGCGGGGATGACGTACCTTAAGGAGTTTGTGTTGATAGACGACGACGAAGACGGGGACATGTCGCTGAGGGAGAAAACTGTGACGGACTTCTCCGTCAGGGACGGGAATGCCGCCGACCTGGTGTGCGGGAGGCTCCTGTCCACGTCCACTGGCTCGCTGTCCGAGTCCAAGGACGAGTCTTCGGTTCGTGGCCCCCCACCGCCTGAGGAGGCCAAGGCTGTACACAAAGACAGTCCCTGCTGCTCCTGCACCGTGCTATGA